The Musa acuminata AAA Group cultivar baxijiao chromosome BXJ1-3, Cavendish_Baxijiao_AAA, whole genome shotgun sequence genome window below encodes:
- the LOC135636585 gene encoding ethylene-responsive transcription factor ERF016-like, with the protein MEREGRGAAAGEERRYKGVRRRKWGKWVSEIRLPNSRDRIWLGSYDSPEKAARAFDAAAVCLRGPRARLNFPDSPPPCATQPLSPQQIQAAAARHAATPPSQPRLAPTAGEAGSGEPLDWSFMDPQQATASEEGTEFPAAMDDYMYDFFSPAPPADVVEDHGAVDFGSNSFLWSF; encoded by the coding sequence ATGGAGCGGGAAGGACGCGGGGCGGCGGCGGGGGAGGAGAGGCGGTACAAGGGGGTGCGGCGGCGGAAGTGGGGCAAGTGGGTGTCGGAGATCCGGCTCCCCAACAGCCGCGACCGGATCTGGCTCGGGTCTTACGACTCACCCGAGAAGGCCGCCCGGGCTTTCGACGCCGCTGCCGTGTGCCTCCGTGGCCCCCGCGCCCGGCTCAACTTCCCCGATTCTCCTCCGCCCTGCGCCACGCAGCCCCTCTCCCCGCAGCAGATCCAGGCCGCAGCTGCCCGCCATGCCGCGACACCGCCGTCGCAGCCGAGGCTTGCTCCAACCGCTGGGGAGGCCGGGAGCGGGGAGCCGCTGGACTGGTCGTTCATGGACCCGCAGCAGGCGACAGCCTCGGAGGAAGGCACCGAGTTCCCAGCTGCGATGGATGACTACATGTACGACTTCTTCTCGCCGGCGCCGCCGGCGGATGTGGTGGAAGACCACGGGGCCGTCGACTTCGGGTCCAACTCTTTCCTCTGGAGTTTCTGA